Within the Microbacterium sp. CGR2 genome, the region CGCGGCCCGGGTCTCGCTGCCCAGGTCGGTAGGTATCTGTCCACCGCCGGCGTGACCCCGCAGGTCGTCCAAGAGGCTGACGATCTTCAGACGGTTCTCGCACTCGTCGCCGCTGGCGTCGGAGCGGCGATCGTCCCGGAGAGCGCCCGCAACATCGGGCCGGCCCGCGTTTCGATGCGACGACTCGGCGGCGCGAGCGCATCGTGGACGGTCGGCGTCGTCTGGCGGGCCGACAACGAGACCCCCGTCGTCCGAGCCTTCCTCGACGAGCTCGCCAGGATTCCGGAGGGTTGAGGTCTGGCACGCAGAGCCTGTGCTCTCGACGGAGTACTGGGCGCAGCGACAGAAGACCCCCACCCGGCGCGAAGGCTGGGTGGGGGTCTTCTGTCGTTGCTGCCCGATCGCCCCAGAGGAAACCATCGACCCATCGAACCTGGAACACCCTTGCATTGACCTGCGGGGGCGCTCCATAGAGCGCCGGCGGCGCCGTGAACGGGTAGAACGAAAGAAGGCCCCTGGAGAACCGCTCGCCATGAGCAGCCACCAGGGGCCTTGTCTCTGTCAGCGAATATCTGCCTGACCAGTGGTTTCTAGAAGTCCCAGTCGTCGTCTTCCGTGGCCTCGGCCTTGCCGATGACGTAGGAGGAGCCCGACCCCGAGAAGAAGTCGTGGTTCTCGTCGGCGTTCGGCGACAGAGCCGACAGGATGGCCGGGTTCACGTTCGTGACCGACGACGGGAACATCGCTTCGTAGCCGAGGTTCATCAGCGCCTTGTTGGCGTTGTAGTGCAGGAACTTCTTGACGTCTTCGGTCAGACCGACACCGTCGTAGAGGTCCTGCGTGTACTGCACCTCGTTGTCGTACAGCTCGTACAGCAGCGAGAAGGTGTAGTCCTTCAGCTCATCCCGACGGGCCTGGTCGACCGTCTCGAGGCCCTTCTGGAACTTGTAGCCGATGTAGTACCCGTGCACGGCCTCGTCACGGATGATGAGGCGGATGAGGTCGGCGGTGTTGGTGAGCTTCGCCCGGCTCGACCAGTGCATCGGCAGGTAGAACCCCGAGTAGAACAGGAAGCTCTCGAGCAGGGTTGACGCGATCTTGCGCTTGAGAGGGTCATCGCCCCGGTAGTAGTCCGTGACGATCTGCGCCTTCTTCTGCAGGTTCGGGTTCTCGACCGACCAGCGGAACGCCTCGTCGATCTCCTTGGTCGACGCGAGCGTCGAGAAGATCGAGGAGTAGCTCTTGGCGTGCACCGACTCCATGAACGCGATGTTCGTGTAGACGGCCTCTTCGTGCGGGGTGATCGCATCCGGGATCAGCGACACCGCGCCGACAGTGGCCTGCACGGTGTCGAGCAGCGTGAGCCCGGTGAAGACGCGCATCGTGAGCAGCTGCTCGTCGGCGGTCAGCGTGTTCCACGACTGGATGTCGTTGGACAGCGGGATCTTCTCGGGCAGCCAGAAGTTGTTGACGAGGCGGTTCCACACCTCGACGTCTTTATCGTCCTGGATGCGGTTCCAGTTGATCGCCTGAACGTGATCGACCAGCTTGAGCGATGAGGGAGTCATGATTTTCCTAGAAGGATCGGTCGTTGAGCGAGCGGAGCGAGCCGAAACGGGTCAGAGCATGCACGAGACGCACTCGGCCATGTCGGTGCCCTCGAGCGCCATCTGACGCAGACGGATGTAGTAGATCGTCTTGATGCCCTTGCGCCATGCGTAGATCTGCGCCTTGTTGATGTCGCGCGTGGTGGCGGTGTCCTTGAAGAACAGCGTCAGCGACAGGCCCTGGTCGACGTGCTGCGTCGCCGCGGCGTACGTGTCGATGACCTTCTCGTAGCCGATCTCGTACGCGTCCTGGTAGTACTCCAGGTTGTCGT harbors:
- the nrdF gene encoding class 1b ribonucleoside-diphosphate reductase subunit beta, with protein sequence MTPSSLKLVDHVQAINWNRIQDDKDVEVWNRLVNNFWLPEKIPLSNDIQSWNTLTADEQLLTMRVFTGLTLLDTVQATVGAVSLIPDAITPHEEAVYTNIAFMESVHAKSYSSIFSTLASTKEIDEAFRWSVENPNLQKKAQIVTDYYRGDDPLKRKIASTLLESFLFYSGFYLPMHWSSRAKLTNTADLIRLIIRDEAVHGYYIGYKFQKGLETVDQARRDELKDYTFSLLYELYDNEVQYTQDLYDGVGLTEDVKKFLHYNANKALMNLGYEAMFPSSVTNVNPAILSALSPNADENHDFFSGSGSSYVIGKAEATEDDDWDF